Proteins from a single region of Pangasianodon hypophthalmus isolate fPanHyp1 chromosome 7, fPanHyp1.pri, whole genome shotgun sequence:
- the pcdh20 gene encoding protocadherin-20 isoform X1 gives MNMACLLQKVLLMASVRQIICHTLLTLSTLEERPEGIKIGTLSTAYSPPYQLLGSSYLRVNEETGDVYTTEQMIDRETLCPSQDGGYCTISAVALVGPEKELMKITIIVEDINDNAPYFETNEIRLRIPEDASVGTRVLLDDKALDKDIGSNAEIRYHLEGAEGFFSVAQDSSALELIVERELDRETQNEHCMVLAAVDSGSVPLSAMVSFVVAVLDVDDQCPQFSPDNPHTVSVPGGATRGTTVAQVQAIDPDLGSNSQITYSFSVQISDRAKELFHLDRNTGRISIAMDMRLDSLEEHVLKVVANSPPCPVEQTQVTVYLQPVLSPEPAVEIKYVAQYRNQTIILRENEPPTLLALLELRDISSVQRVLSLEEDSSAFTLKAQAGNYLLSTSKPLDFELCSKYLVTVVISEAQGKRVHARKEIKVVVEDVNDNTPQFEKTSYQVEIEENNKPGIPLVQVIASDADSELYGKVSYRLIHNTPAIFSIDEVTGVVSVLKLLDREQQGEYILTVLARDNGSPPLEAFSSVSIKVLDQNDNQPTFVTPRFIFFISEGTPHLAQVGKIGIVDADEGDNGKVVDVQVLDKHVPFAMDLSQSALRCTGEVDREKHEHYELLLLAIDGGSPQRSSTASVTVFVEDVNDNQPQVLLPSSNLSCLTIPPNTRAGSIITKIYAIDRDSGMNSDITYHIIAREPINPSPFQIDPHSGNITLVQQLVGRDYGMHHLLIRVSDRGKPAPLQATVWVNVLVNEISKQCHLTTVPPYFPAASEPPLPPKPYNLTESCTELPWLLLLCGLGMMVFSVCMFLGTVIICMKQKNLTRKRTRKRDHTKEHELKHLN, from the exons ATGAACATGGCGTGTCTGTTACAG AAGGTGCTTCTCATGGCATCTGTCAGACAGATCATATGCCACACTCTGCTGACTCTTTCGACACTAGAGGAACGACCGGAAGGAATTAAGATAGGCACCCTAAGCACAGCCTACTCTCCTCCATACCAGCTGCTTGGGAGTTCGTATTTGAGAGTTAATGAAGAAACCGGGGATGTGTACACAACAGAGCAGATGATTGACCGGGAGACCCTGTGTCCATCACAGGATGGAGGGTACTGTACCATCTCAGCCGTTGCCCTAGTGGGCCCTGAAAAAGAACTGATGAAGATAACCATCATCGTGGAGGATATAAATGACAATGCTCCTTATTTTGAAACAAATGAAATTCGTTTAAGAATTCCAGAGGATGCAAGTGTCGGGACAAGGGTGCTGCTGGACGACAAGGCTCTGGACAAAGACATAGGCAGCAATGCAGAGATAAGGTATCATTTAGAAGGCGCTGAAGGATTCTTCAGTGTGGCACAGGACAGTTCTGCCCTTGAGCTGATTGTTGAAAGAGAGCTGGACCGTGAAACTCAAAACGAGCACTGCATGGTTCTTGCTGCTGTGGACAGTGGCTCTGTGCCTCTGAGTGCTATGGTGTCTTTTGTTGTTGCGGTGCTAGATGTAGACGATCAGTGCCCGCAGTTCAGCCCTGATAACCCTCACACTGTTTCGGTGCCAGGAGGAGCGACCCGGGGAACAACAGTGGCCCAGGTTCAAGCCATAGACCCAGACCTGGGCAGCAACAGTCAGATCACTTACTCCTTCAGTGTCCAGATCTCAGATCGGGCCAAGGAACTTTTCCACTTGGACAGAAACACAGGCAGGATCAGTATAGCTATGGATATGAGGTTAGACAGCCTGGAGGAACATGTGTTAAAAGTGGTTGCAAATAGCCCACCTTGCCCTGTTGAGCAAACTCAGGTAACTGTATATCTGCAGCCAGTGTTGAGTCCAGAGCCGGCTGTCGAGATCAAGTATGTGGCACAGTATAGAAACCAGACTATAATATTACGGGAGAATGAGCCACCAACTCTCTTGGCTCTTTTGGAGCTGAGAGACATCTCAAGTGTCCAAAGAGTTCTGTCGTTAGAGGAAGACAGCTCAGCATTCACTTTGAAAGCACAAGCAGGCAACTATCTACTTTCAACCTCAAAACCACTAGATTTTGAGCTGTGTAGCAAATATCTTGTTACTGTTGTTATAAGTGAAGCCCAAGGCAAGCGTGTGCATGCAAGGAAAGAGATAAAAGTGGTGGTTGAAGATGTGAATGATAATACCCCACAGTTTGAGAAGACTTCCTATCAGGTGGAGATAGAGGAGAACAATAAGCCTGGCATTCCTTTAGTACAAGTCATTGCAAGTGATGCAGATAGCGAGCTCTATGGCAAAGTGTCATACAGGCTGATTCATAATACCCCTGCTATCTTTAGTATTGATGAAGTGACAGGTGTAGTGTCTGTTTTAAAACTGTTGGACAGAGAGCAACAGGGAGAATACATTCTCACAGTGCTGGCCAGGGACAATGGCTCTCCTCCATTAGAGGCCTTTTCCTCAGTGTCGATAAAGGTCCTCGATCAGAATGATAACCAGCCAACCTTTGTCACACCACgcttcatcttcttcatctctGAAGGTACTCCACACTTAGCCCAGGTTGGAAAGATTGGAATTGTGGATGCAGATGAAGGGGATAATGGAAAAGTGGTGGATGTACAAGTACTAGACAAGCATGTTCCCTTCGCCATGGACCTGTCCCAGTCGGCACTTCGCTGTACAGGTGAGGTGGACCGGGAGAAGCATGAGCATTATGAGCTGCTCCTGCTGGCTATAGATGGCGGCAGTCCTCAACGCTCCTCCACTGCATCTGTAACTGTTTTTGTGGAGGATGTAAATGATAACCAGCCCCAGGTGCTCCTGCCGAGCAGCAACCTCTCCTGCCTGACCATACCCCCCAACACCAGGGCTGGCAGCATCATCACCAAAATTTATGCTATTGACCGTGACTCGGGCATGAATTCAGATATTACTTACCACATTATAGCCAGGGAGCCAATCAATCCCAGCCCATTTCAGATCGATCCACACTCAGGGAACATCACGCTGGTGCAGCAGCTTGTGGGCAGAGACTACGGTATGCACCACCTCTTAATCAGAGTCAGTGATAGAGGGAAGCCTGCACCTCTTCAGGCCACTGTGTGGGTTAATGTACTGGTCAATGAGATTTCCAAGCAGTGCCACCTGACCACTGTTCCCCCATATTTCCCCGCAGCCTCAGAGCCCCCTCTGCCACCAAAACCTTATAACCTGACAGAGAGTTGTACAGAACTGCCTTGGCTCCTACTGCTCTGTGGTCTGGGTATGATGGTGTTCTCAGTATGTATGTTTCTGGGCACTGTCATAATTTGcatgaaacaaaaaaacttgACGCGAAAAAGAACACGTAAGAGAGATCACACAAAAGAACATGAActgaaacatttaaattaa
- the si:dkey-27i16.2 gene encoding regulator of cell cycle RGCC-like isoform X1 produces MSTTAPFTAGAAVELDSVIGELLEEFEAVVQEMSAPSGSARAACEPALREEKRRPAFSDGVTDSGIEDTDDTSEPSQASSLNASVEELNTAGVMTSRKAKLRDTSDLESFIENLDKEIAEM; encoded by the exons ATGTCGACCACCGCACCCTTCACAG CAGGAGCTGCTGTAGAGTTGGACAGTGTGATTGGGGAGCTGCTGGAGGAGTTTGAGGCCGTGGTGCAGGAAATGAGCGCGCCGTCGGGGAGCGCGCGCGCCGCCTGCGAGCCCGCGCTGAGAGAAGAGAAGCGGCGACCTGCCTTCAGCGACGGAGTGACAGACAGCGGCATCGAGGACACGGACGACA cTAGCGAACCATCTCAGGCGAGCAGCTTGAATGCGAGTGTAGAAGAGCTCAACACCGCAGGCGTGATGACTTCACGGAAAG CCAAACTCAGGGACACCTCTGACCTAGAGAGCTTTATTGAGAACCTGGACAAAGAGATTGCAG AGATGTGA
- the si:dkey-27i16.2 gene encoding regulator of cell cycle RGCC-like isoform X2: protein MSTTAPFTGAAVELDSVIGELLEEFEAVVQEMSAPSGSARAACEPALREEKRRPAFSDGVTDSGIEDTDDTSEPSQASSLNASVEELNTAGVMTSRKAKLRDTSDLESFIENLDKEIAEM, encoded by the exons ATGTCGACCACCGCACCCTTCACAG GAGCTGCTGTAGAGTTGGACAGTGTGATTGGGGAGCTGCTGGAGGAGTTTGAGGCCGTGGTGCAGGAAATGAGCGCGCCGTCGGGGAGCGCGCGCGCCGCCTGCGAGCCCGCGCTGAGAGAAGAGAAGCGGCGACCTGCCTTCAGCGACGGAGTGACAGACAGCGGCATCGAGGACACGGACGACA cTAGCGAACCATCTCAGGCGAGCAGCTTGAATGCGAGTGTAGAAGAGCTCAACACCGCAGGCGTGATGACTTCACGGAAAG CCAAACTCAGGGACACCTCTGACCTAGAGAGCTTTATTGAGAACCTGGACAAAGAGATTGCAG AGATGTGA
- the pcdh20 gene encoding protocadherin-20 isoform X2: MNMACLLQVLLMASVRQIICHTLLTLSTLEERPEGIKIGTLSTAYSPPYQLLGSSYLRVNEETGDVYTTEQMIDRETLCPSQDGGYCTISAVALVGPEKELMKITIIVEDINDNAPYFETNEIRLRIPEDASVGTRVLLDDKALDKDIGSNAEIRYHLEGAEGFFSVAQDSSALELIVERELDRETQNEHCMVLAAVDSGSVPLSAMVSFVVAVLDVDDQCPQFSPDNPHTVSVPGGATRGTTVAQVQAIDPDLGSNSQITYSFSVQISDRAKELFHLDRNTGRISIAMDMRLDSLEEHVLKVVANSPPCPVEQTQVTVYLQPVLSPEPAVEIKYVAQYRNQTIILRENEPPTLLALLELRDISSVQRVLSLEEDSSAFTLKAQAGNYLLSTSKPLDFELCSKYLVTVVISEAQGKRVHARKEIKVVVEDVNDNTPQFEKTSYQVEIEENNKPGIPLVQVIASDADSELYGKVSYRLIHNTPAIFSIDEVTGVVSVLKLLDREQQGEYILTVLARDNGSPPLEAFSSVSIKVLDQNDNQPTFVTPRFIFFISEGTPHLAQVGKIGIVDADEGDNGKVVDVQVLDKHVPFAMDLSQSALRCTGEVDREKHEHYELLLLAIDGGSPQRSSTASVTVFVEDVNDNQPQVLLPSSNLSCLTIPPNTRAGSIITKIYAIDRDSGMNSDITYHIIAREPINPSPFQIDPHSGNITLVQQLVGRDYGMHHLLIRVSDRGKPAPLQATVWVNVLVNEISKQCHLTTVPPYFPAASEPPLPPKPYNLTESCTELPWLLLLCGLGMMVFSVCMFLGTVIICMKQKNLTRKRTRKRDHTKEHELKHLN; encoded by the exons ATGAACATGGCGTGTCTGTTACAG GTGCTTCTCATGGCATCTGTCAGACAGATCATATGCCACACTCTGCTGACTCTTTCGACACTAGAGGAACGACCGGAAGGAATTAAGATAGGCACCCTAAGCACAGCCTACTCTCCTCCATACCAGCTGCTTGGGAGTTCGTATTTGAGAGTTAATGAAGAAACCGGGGATGTGTACACAACAGAGCAGATGATTGACCGGGAGACCCTGTGTCCATCACAGGATGGAGGGTACTGTACCATCTCAGCCGTTGCCCTAGTGGGCCCTGAAAAAGAACTGATGAAGATAACCATCATCGTGGAGGATATAAATGACAATGCTCCTTATTTTGAAACAAATGAAATTCGTTTAAGAATTCCAGAGGATGCAAGTGTCGGGACAAGGGTGCTGCTGGACGACAAGGCTCTGGACAAAGACATAGGCAGCAATGCAGAGATAAGGTATCATTTAGAAGGCGCTGAAGGATTCTTCAGTGTGGCACAGGACAGTTCTGCCCTTGAGCTGATTGTTGAAAGAGAGCTGGACCGTGAAACTCAAAACGAGCACTGCATGGTTCTTGCTGCTGTGGACAGTGGCTCTGTGCCTCTGAGTGCTATGGTGTCTTTTGTTGTTGCGGTGCTAGATGTAGACGATCAGTGCCCGCAGTTCAGCCCTGATAACCCTCACACTGTTTCGGTGCCAGGAGGAGCGACCCGGGGAACAACAGTGGCCCAGGTTCAAGCCATAGACCCAGACCTGGGCAGCAACAGTCAGATCACTTACTCCTTCAGTGTCCAGATCTCAGATCGGGCCAAGGAACTTTTCCACTTGGACAGAAACACAGGCAGGATCAGTATAGCTATGGATATGAGGTTAGACAGCCTGGAGGAACATGTGTTAAAAGTGGTTGCAAATAGCCCACCTTGCCCTGTTGAGCAAACTCAGGTAACTGTATATCTGCAGCCAGTGTTGAGTCCAGAGCCGGCTGTCGAGATCAAGTATGTGGCACAGTATAGAAACCAGACTATAATATTACGGGAGAATGAGCCACCAACTCTCTTGGCTCTTTTGGAGCTGAGAGACATCTCAAGTGTCCAAAGAGTTCTGTCGTTAGAGGAAGACAGCTCAGCATTCACTTTGAAAGCACAAGCAGGCAACTATCTACTTTCAACCTCAAAACCACTAGATTTTGAGCTGTGTAGCAAATATCTTGTTACTGTTGTTATAAGTGAAGCCCAAGGCAAGCGTGTGCATGCAAGGAAAGAGATAAAAGTGGTGGTTGAAGATGTGAATGATAATACCCCACAGTTTGAGAAGACTTCCTATCAGGTGGAGATAGAGGAGAACAATAAGCCTGGCATTCCTTTAGTACAAGTCATTGCAAGTGATGCAGATAGCGAGCTCTATGGCAAAGTGTCATACAGGCTGATTCATAATACCCCTGCTATCTTTAGTATTGATGAAGTGACAGGTGTAGTGTCTGTTTTAAAACTGTTGGACAGAGAGCAACAGGGAGAATACATTCTCACAGTGCTGGCCAGGGACAATGGCTCTCCTCCATTAGAGGCCTTTTCCTCAGTGTCGATAAAGGTCCTCGATCAGAATGATAACCAGCCAACCTTTGTCACACCACgcttcatcttcttcatctctGAAGGTACTCCACACTTAGCCCAGGTTGGAAAGATTGGAATTGTGGATGCAGATGAAGGGGATAATGGAAAAGTGGTGGATGTACAAGTACTAGACAAGCATGTTCCCTTCGCCATGGACCTGTCCCAGTCGGCACTTCGCTGTACAGGTGAGGTGGACCGGGAGAAGCATGAGCATTATGAGCTGCTCCTGCTGGCTATAGATGGCGGCAGTCCTCAACGCTCCTCCACTGCATCTGTAACTGTTTTTGTGGAGGATGTAAATGATAACCAGCCCCAGGTGCTCCTGCCGAGCAGCAACCTCTCCTGCCTGACCATACCCCCCAACACCAGGGCTGGCAGCATCATCACCAAAATTTATGCTATTGACCGTGACTCGGGCATGAATTCAGATATTACTTACCACATTATAGCCAGGGAGCCAATCAATCCCAGCCCATTTCAGATCGATCCACACTCAGGGAACATCACGCTGGTGCAGCAGCTTGTGGGCAGAGACTACGGTATGCACCACCTCTTAATCAGAGTCAGTGATAGAGGGAAGCCTGCACCTCTTCAGGCCACTGTGTGGGTTAATGTACTGGTCAATGAGATTTCCAAGCAGTGCCACCTGACCACTGTTCCCCCATATTTCCCCGCAGCCTCAGAGCCCCCTCTGCCACCAAAACCTTATAACCTGACAGAGAGTTGTACAGAACTGCCTTGGCTCCTACTGCTCTGTGGTCTGGGTATGATGGTGTTCTCAGTATGTATGTTTCTGGGCACTGTCATAATTTGcatgaaacaaaaaaacttgACGCGAAAAAGAACACGTAAGAGAGATCACACAAAAGAACATGAActgaaacatttaaattaa
- the si:dkey-27i16.2 gene encoding regulator of cell cycle RGCC-like isoform X3: protein MNVFHTEAGAAVELDSVIGELLEEFEAVVQEMSAPSGSARAACEPALREEKRRPAFSDGVTDSGIEDTDDTSEPSQASSLNASVEELNTAGVMTSRKAKLRDTSDLESFIENLDKEIAEM from the exons ATGAATGTGTTCCACACTGAAGCAGGAGCTGCTGTAGAGTTGGACAGTGTGATTGGGGAGCTGCTGGAGGAGTTTGAGGCCGTGGTGCAGGAAATGAGCGCGCCGTCGGGGAGCGCGCGCGCCGCCTGCGAGCCCGCGCTGAGAGAAGAGAAGCGGCGACCTGCCTTCAGCGACGGAGTGACAGACAGCGGCATCGAGGACACGGACGACA cTAGCGAACCATCTCAGGCGAGCAGCTTGAATGCGAGTGTAGAAGAGCTCAACACCGCAGGCGTGATGACTTCACGGAAAG CCAAACTCAGGGACACCTCTGACCTAGAGAGCTTTATTGAGAACCTGGACAAAGAGATTGCAG AGATGTGA